One segment of Rubripirellula amarantea DNA contains the following:
- a CDS encoding GlsB/YeaQ/YmgE family stress response membrane protein has translation MFWILGWIVFGFLVGLIARALIPGEQAMGCMRTILLGIAGSFVGGAIGYLLQGGSLIQSSGWIGSVVGAVILLALSARRGKFID, from the coding sequence ATGTTTTGGATACTCGGATGGATCGTATTTGGATTCTTGGTCGGATTAATTGCTCGCGCGTTAATTCCTGGCGAGCAAGCGATGGGATGCATGCGAACGATCCTTCTTGGCATTGCCGGATCTTTCGTGGGCGGTGCCATTGGTTACCTATTGCAAGGCGGATCACTCATTCAATCAAGCGGTTGGATCGGCTCAGTGGTGGGAGCGGTCATCTTACTCGCCCTTTCGGCGAGACGCGGTAAGTTCATTGATTAA
- a CDS encoding endonuclease/exonuclease/phosphatase family protein — translation MLTVFNFLIYSLLSVLVLGSLLPLSSSPHWFIRNWDYPRVQIVTIAVVSAFAFLVVNGLAGELAKFSAIGVVVVSVAIFTWHTFRILPYTPLASTQVKTWEPEPGSPQQTNEKRLRVLLSNLEMENDKFDRWREVILSADADVVLVAEVDDRWAAVIEEMRSSYPNQIVYPQDNWYGLAMLSRLPILESNIRFLVQDDVPSIDAIVELQSGDRVRVVGVHPRPPEPVRDNDSTARDAELVLWSEELADEPLPTVIGGDLNDVAWSETTRLFLRLSGLLDPRRGRGLYNSFHADHVWMRFPLDHVFHSTHFSLRDLQRLPFVGSDHFPIFVDLQLDQDKRAEHEPLPEKAADESEADERLERAEDEHGLEADSIDEADRETADAS, via the coding sequence ATGCTTACCGTATTTAACTTTCTAATCTACAGCCTGCTTTCGGTACTGGTATTGGGATCGCTCTTGCCACTGTCGTCTAGCCCGCACTGGTTCATTAGGAACTGGGATTATCCACGCGTTCAAATTGTGACCATTGCGGTTGTCTCGGCGTTTGCTTTCCTTGTGGTCAATGGTTTGGCGGGTGAACTCGCGAAGTTTTCCGCAATTGGTGTTGTCGTGGTGTCTGTTGCGATCTTCACATGGCACACATTCCGTATTCTTCCCTACACACCGCTTGCGTCTACCCAGGTCAAAACTTGGGAACCCGAACCGGGATCGCCGCAACAAACCAATGAAAAACGATTGCGAGTTTTGCTTAGCAATCTTGAGATGGAAAACGACAAGTTCGATCGTTGGCGAGAGGTCATTCTTTCCGCCGATGCAGATGTCGTCCTTGTTGCCGAAGTGGACGACCGTTGGGCAGCGGTAATCGAGGAAATGCGGTCGAGTTATCCCAATCAGATTGTCTATCCTCAAGACAATTGGTACGGGCTTGCGATGCTTTCACGGCTCCCCATCCTCGAAAGCAATATCCGTTTTCTAGTCCAGGACGACGTGCCGTCTATCGATGCTATCGTTGAGCTGCAGTCGGGAGATCGAGTTCGCGTGGTAGGCGTCCACCCGAGACCGCCGGAACCCGTGCGGGACAACGATTCAACTGCCCGTGACGCCGAACTGGTTCTATGGAGTGAAGAGTTGGCGGACGAGCCGCTTCCTACTGTCATCGGTGGCGATTTGAACGACGTCGCTTGGTCAGAAACGACCCGGTTGTTTTTGCGGCTCAGCGGTCTTTTAGACCCTCGTCGTGGCCGAGGTTTGTACAACTCATTCCACGCTGACCACGTATGGATGCGTTTTCCTTTGGACCATGTCTTTCACTCGACGCATTTCTCCTTGCGTGATCTGCAACGACTGCCCTTCGTGGGTTCAGACCACTTTCCTATTTTCGTGGACTTGCAACTTGACCAAGACAAGCGGGCTGAACATGAACCGCTTCCCGAGAAAGCTGCGGACGAATCCGAGGCCGATGAACGCTTGGAACGTGCCGAAGATGAGCACGGATTAGAGGCCGATTCCATCGACGAAGCCGACCGCGAAACGGCAGATGCTTCCTAG
- a CDS encoding UdgX family uracil-DNA binding protein (This protein belongs to the uracil DNA glycosylase superfamily, members of which act in excision repair of DNA. However, it belongs more specifically to UdgX branch, whose founding member was found to bind uracil in DNA (where it does not belong), without cleaving it, appears to promote DNA repair by a pathway involving RecA, rather than base excision.) codes for MEFVNADNFDQWRVHARRLISNDVSPMEVQWTDAENQPSLFGPESPEASIPKASSIGTRPFSVPKTFLTLAETVACHRDAGRWSLLYRTLWRILHDQRHLLEITTDDDVHALNQMNKAVTRDVHKMKAFVRFRKLVTDDATEQFVAWHRPDHRIVRLAAPFFARRFKAMNWSIMTPDESAIWDQKSLAYRPGVPSSEAPSGDELETLWKTYYASIFNPARVKVATMKREMPVRHWATLPEASLIDDLLREAPARVETMIEQNEGFAETATKFMPELVDLPALQKAAECCRACPLHQHATQTVFGEGPPNARVVFVGEQPGDREDREGHPFVGPAGQLLDESLQIAGVKRDEIYITNVVKHFKFTETDTPRGKRRLHQKPNSREVFACRPWLEAELVAIKPEFVICLGATAAQALFGRDFRITKDRGRRRQTEWCLNTLATWHPAAILRMPDHQRQLQMRQQLVSDLRQVSLSTDSSMGHPGS; via the coding sequence ATGGAATTTGTAAATGCTGACAATTTCGACCAGTGGCGAGTACACGCGCGACGATTGATTTCCAACGATGTGTCGCCCATGGAAGTGCAATGGACCGACGCCGAGAATCAGCCATCCTTGTTTGGGCCTGAGTCGCCTGAAGCTTCAATTCCCAAGGCATCTTCGATTGGCACTCGACCATTCTCGGTGCCCAAGACTTTCCTCACTTTGGCGGAAACGGTCGCTTGTCATCGTGATGCTGGACGATGGTCTTTGCTCTATCGCACGCTCTGGAGGATCCTTCACGACCAGCGTCATTTGCTTGAGATCACGACGGACGATGATGTTCACGCCCTGAACCAGATGAACAAGGCGGTAACCCGGGACGTTCACAAGATGAAAGCGTTTGTACGTTTTCGCAAATTGGTCACCGACGACGCTACCGAACAATTTGTGGCATGGCATCGCCCCGACCATCGAATCGTTCGCTTAGCGGCTCCCTTTTTCGCACGAAGATTCAAAGCGATGAATTGGTCCATCATGACACCTGATGAATCAGCAATCTGGGATCAGAAGTCTCTTGCTTATCGTCCAGGGGTGCCATCGTCGGAAGCTCCTAGCGGCGATGAACTGGAAACGCTTTGGAAGACCTACTACGCATCCATCTTCAACCCTGCTCGTGTCAAAGTCGCAACCATGAAGCGAGAGATGCCGGTGCGACATTGGGCGACGTTGCCGGAAGCTTCGTTGATTGATGATCTGCTCCGCGAGGCTCCCGCTCGTGTGGAGACGATGATTGAGCAGAATGAAGGCTTTGCTGAAACCGCGACGAAGTTCATGCCAGAACTTGTTGACCTGCCGGCACTGCAGAAAGCAGCGGAGTGCTGTCGAGCATGTCCATTGCATCAGCATGCGACCCAGACTGTTTTCGGCGAGGGTCCACCTAATGCACGAGTTGTCTTCGTCGGTGAACAACCGGGTGACCGCGAGGACCGAGAAGGCCATCCGTTTGTGGGTCCTGCGGGACAGTTGCTAGACGAATCTTTGCAGATTGCGGGCGTTAAACGTGACGAAATCTACATTACGAATGTCGTGAAGCATTTTAAGTTCACCGAAACGGACACACCGCGGGGAAAACGACGGCTTCACCAAAAACCGAACTCGCGTGAAGTCTTTGCGTGTCGACCGTGGTTGGAAGCGGAACTAGTTGCCATCAAGCCTGAGTTCGTGATTTGCCTTGGTGCTACGGCAGCTCAAGCCTTATTCGGGCGAGATTTCCGCATCACAAAGGATCGTGGCCGACGACGGCAAACCGAATGGTGCTTGAACACGCTTGCGACTTGGCATCCAGCCGCGATCCTTCGAATGCCGGACCATCAACGGCAACTGCAAATGCGGCAGCAGTTGGTTTCTGATTTGAGACAAGTGAGTTTATCGACCGATTCCTCGATGGGGCATCCCGGTTCATGA
- a CDS encoding ligase-associated DNA damage response exonuclease: MNDLLKTTDLGLYCSAGGFYVDPQRPVDRAVITHAHADHARWGCRHYLATSSCEQLLRMRMNEDAEFQFLPYSESITINGVKVSFHPAGHMLGSAQVRLEYRGKVAVITGDYKLGSDPTCDSWEPIACDLLVTESTFGLPVYRWDDDQIITDSINAWWRESRDDGKCCVLYGYAVGKSQRLLAGLDPTIGPIYTHGAVEKGTDAYRRSGITLPTTTYVGSITGKHDWKGGMVVAVPSAHGTPWMRKFGRVSTAMASGWMAVRGTRRRRSVDRGFVVSDHVDWPSLLKAIALCDPEQVWVTHGYSAVVARYLQEQGRDARVIDSRSRMEDDEDESH, translated from the coding sequence ATGAATGACTTACTCAAGACAACCGATCTGGGGCTCTACTGTTCCGCAGGTGGCTTTTACGTCGATCCTCAACGTCCGGTCGATCGTGCTGTTATCACGCATGCTCATGCCGATCATGCCCGCTGGGGTTGCCGACATTATTTGGCCACAAGCTCTTGCGAACAATTGCTTCGCATGCGAATGAACGAGGATGCGGAGTTTCAGTTCTTGCCATATAGCGAATCGATCACCATCAATGGCGTGAAGGTCAGCTTTCATCCTGCTGGTCACATGCTTGGATCGGCGCAGGTACGATTAGAGTATCGTGGCAAAGTTGCTGTGATTACGGGTGACTATAAGCTTGGCAGTGATCCAACCTGCGATAGTTGGGAACCGATTGCTTGTGATCTGCTTGTGACGGAGTCCACCTTTGGCTTGCCCGTCTATCGTTGGGATGATGACCAAATCATCACGGATTCGATCAATGCTTGGTGGCGGGAAAGCCGCGATGACGGAAAGTGTTGTGTTTTGTATGGATACGCCGTCGGGAAGAGCCAGCGTTTGCTAGCCGGTCTCGATCCGACGATTGGTCCGATCTATACGCACGGAGCCGTAGAGAAGGGCACCGATGCCTATCGAAGAAGCGGCATTACCTTACCGACAACGACCTACGTTGGCTCAATCACTGGAAAGCATGATTGGAAAGGCGGAATGGTCGTCGCGGTTCCCAGTGCTCATGGCACCCCATGGATGCGAAAGTTTGGCCGCGTAAGCACCGCGATGGCTAGCGGATGGATGGCCGTACGTGGCACCCGTCGGCGACGATCGGTCGATCGCGGATTCGTGGTAAGCGATCATGTCGATTGGCCATCGTTGCTTAAAGCGATCGCACTCTGCGATCCTGAACAGGTATGGGTTACGCATGGATACAGCGCCGTCGTTGCCCGTTACCTGCAAGAACAGGGACGTGATGCCAGAGTGATCGATTCTCGAAGCCGAATGGAGGACGACGAAGATGAATCTCACTAA
- a CDS encoding EcsC family protein — MKNELIVDTLPPEAVEELREAKRVLEHHGIADRLTELIGAPITASLKMLPDIAEKTVYSAIDKSLNVALDVAMRTLGDDRGGTDTKKDGSGPTSELGKPRLLTHKLLAGLSGAAGGAFGGATIAVELPVSTVLILRSVADIARSEGEDLSEIESRLACLQVFALDPGKKSDVDDDTEFGYFAVRAAMAVQIRDASQYLLKNGMADTTAPVLVKLVSQIGKRFGVVVSEKIAAQAIPVIGAIGGALINSYFIDHYQDLARAHFTIRRLERTYGESQVREAYGAMK; from the coding sequence ATGAAAAACGAATTGATAGTTGACACACTGCCACCCGAAGCAGTGGAAGAGCTCCGCGAAGCTAAGCGAGTGCTTGAGCATCACGGAATCGCGGATCGCTTGACCGAACTCATCGGTGCGCCGATCACAGCGTCATTAAAGATGCTGCCGGACATCGCGGAAAAGACGGTTTACTCCGCCATCGACAAATCGCTCAATGTTGCATTGGACGTCGCCATGCGAACCCTCGGCGATGATCGTGGGGGAACTGACACCAAAAAAGACGGATCAGGTCCCACGTCAGAACTCGGTAAGCCTCGTTTGCTTACGCACAAGTTGCTTGCAGGACTAAGCGGAGCTGCCGGCGGTGCGTTTGGCGGTGCAACGATCGCGGTCGAGCTACCGGTATCAACCGTTTTGATCCTACGCAGCGTCGCTGACATTGCTCGAAGCGAGGGGGAAGACTTATCGGAAATCGAGTCTCGATTGGCATGCTTACAAGTCTTTGCTCTCGACCCAGGAAAGAAATCGGATGTCGACGATGACACTGAATTCGGCTATTTCGCTGTTCGAGCCGCGATGGCGGTGCAAATCCGCGACGCGTCGCAGTACCTCTTGAAAAACGGGATGGCTGATACCACCGCACCAGTGCTGGTGAAATTGGTTTCTCAGATCGGCAAGCGTTTTGGGGTCGTGGTCAGTGAGAAAATTGCAGCTCAAGCGATTCCCGTGATTGGGGCTATCGGCGGAGCACTGATCAATAGCTACTTCATCGATCACTACCAAGACCTAGCTCGAGCACATTTTACGATCCGGCGATTGGAACGAACTTACGGTGAATCGCAAGTGCGAGAAGCCTACGGTGCAATGAAGTGA
- a CDS encoding putative DNA modification/repair radical SAM protein — protein MDAKEKLAILADAAKYDASCASSGSRTTRAESKIGSTEGMGICHSYTPDGRCISLLKLLLTNYCIYDCQYCVNRISSDTPRARFTVEEVVSLTMEFYKRNYIEGLFLSSGIIQTSDYTMEQMILVAKKLRNEEQYGGYIHLKTIPNASQALIEEAGRWADRLSVNIELPTESDLVQLAPEKKKPQIVDAMRGIRDKIDETSQERKSGFKPPRFTPAGQSTQMIIGATSTPDVEILKTASQLYTGQKLRRVYYSAYSPIPHADARLPGQSPPLVREHRLYQADWLMRFYGFSAAEIVAEADQNLSLDVDPKLAWALANRHFFPVNVNTASREELLRIPGIGARNVKRILRVRRYQSLRTEDLKKLRVAWNRAKFFVLTADHNAALLDLDKVDLRAKAKPKQEQLLLFDAAASALSGEV, from the coding sequence GTGGACGCCAAAGAAAAATTAGCCATCCTTGCAGATGCAGCGAAGTACGACGCGTCGTGTGCTAGCAGCGGGTCGCGAACGACCAGAGCGGAAAGCAAAATTGGAAGCACCGAGGGCATGGGGATTTGCCACAGCTACACCCCGGATGGGCGATGCATTTCGCTACTGAAGCTGCTGCTGACGAACTACTGCATCTACGATTGTCAGTACTGCGTTAATCGAATCTCCAGCGACACGCCGCGGGCAAGGTTTACGGTCGAAGAAGTCGTTTCGTTGACCATGGAGTTCTATAAGCGGAACTATATCGAGGGGCTGTTCCTAAGTTCGGGCATCATTCAAACATCCGACTACACAATGGAACAGATGATTCTCGTCGCGAAGAAGCTTCGCAACGAAGAACAATATGGTGGTTACATCCATCTGAAGACCATCCCGAATGCGTCTCAGGCTTTGATTGAGGAGGCTGGGCGGTGGGCAGACCGGCTAAGCGTCAATATTGAACTCCCAACCGAAAGCGATCTCGTTCAGTTGGCCCCCGAAAAGAAGAAGCCTCAAATCGTGGACGCGATGCGGGGAATCCGAGACAAGATCGACGAGACTTCTCAAGAACGTAAATCGGGTTTCAAGCCACCTCGCTTCACGCCGGCTGGGCAAAGCACGCAGATGATTATCGGAGCGACCAGTACGCCCGATGTTGAGATCCTCAAAACGGCGTCTCAGTTGTACACCGGACAAAAGCTGCGACGAGTTTACTATTCAGCGTACAGCCCTATTCCGCATGCCGATGCAAGATTACCCGGTCAATCGCCGCCGTTGGTTCGCGAACATCGCTTGTATCAGGCAGATTGGCTGATGCGGTTCTACGGATTCAGTGCTGCAGAAATTGTGGCGGAAGCAGATCAAAACTTGTCCCTCGACGTTGATCCGAAACTCGCGTGGGCTCTGGCAAATCGACACTTTTTCCCAGTCAATGTGAACACGGCAAGTCGCGAAGAATTGCTTCGTATTCCTGGTATCGGTGCCCGTAATGTTAAACGGATCCTAAGGGTGCGTCGCTATCAATCGCTTCGGACTGAGGATTTAAAGAAGTTGAGGGTGGCTTGGAATCGAGCCAAGTTCTTCGTCCTGACCGCTGACCACAATGCTGCGCTACTTGATTTAGACAAGGTGGACCTTCGTGCTAAAGCAAAACCAAAGCAAGAACAATTGCTTTTGTTCGACGCTGCAGCCTCAGCCCTTTCGGGAGAGGTCTGA
- a CDS encoding nucleoside deaminase, which yields METHQYVKLDSVTELRLKRWMKAALAEAERGTENGEHPFGAAIYTPEGEQLSVACNTVCSTNNPAAHAEVNAIASACQAIGEPSLTNHWLVATAEPCPMCLSTAAIAGIKFIAFGASQAVVNEAGYGGLGVTGRDLARQMSANIHLRSSILANDCVSFLLRNRKRNR from the coding sequence TTGGAAACTCACCAATACGTCAAACTCGATAGTGTGACGGAACTTCGATTGAAGCGATGGATGAAGGCTGCCCTCGCAGAAGCGGAACGAGGCACCGAAAATGGTGAGCACCCGTTTGGTGCTGCGATTTACACGCCCGAAGGAGAACAGCTATCGGTCGCTTGTAATACGGTTTGTTCAACCAACAATCCCGCAGCGCATGCGGAGGTTAATGCGATAGCGTCGGCATGCCAAGCGATTGGCGAACCCAGCCTTACGAACCATTGGTTGGTAGCGACCGCCGAACCGTGTCCAATGTGCTTGTCAACCGCGGCAATTGCCGGAATCAAGTTCATAGCGTTCGGGGCAAGCCAGGCCGTCGTTAATGAAGCGGGATATGGTGGCCTAGGTGTGACCGGCCGAGACCTGGCCCGACAGATGTCTGCGAACATTCACCTCCGCAGTTCGATCCTTGCGAATGATTGCGTGTCGTTCCTGCTGCGAAACCGCAAGCGGAATCGTTAA
- a CDS encoding ATP-dependent DNA ligase, with protein sequence MIRFADLFEAIDSTTKTNEKIAAMVNYFAAASPDDAAWAIYFLAGNKLRRLVPTKLLREWAAEEAQIPDWLFDESYHAVGDLAETLCLVVPPGSLVDDLSLTRWIEDRLYPLQSMSEDEQRDAIIDIWRQTPTKLRLVIMKLVTGGFRVGVSKRLVTRAIAMHCEVPIDVIAHRLMGSWKPTIEFYQRLIRQDIDDAIVSQPYPFCLAHPIDLQQDVGAIGPATDFVAEWKWDGIRGQVIRRDSQTFIWSRGEELMEKRWPEIESAAEELPDGTVIDGEILASLSNGEVLPFTQLQRRINRKTVGKKLLTEVPVVFQAFDLLEHDGEDIRSLTFAQRRSRLQSILDGVTHPHLKATELIAGDTWQEWSAIRESSRDVNAEGLMLKRIDAPYDVGRVRGTWWKWKVAPYTIDAVLIYAQKGHGRRASLYTDYTFALWDGDTLVPVAKAYSGLDDKEIRQVDHFVRRNTKESFGPVRSVTPTLVMEIAFEGLGRSTRHKSGIATRFPRIARWRHDKKPADANTLQELMDLLPATEPSTS encoded by the coding sequence ATGATTCGCTTCGCCGATCTTTTCGAAGCGATTGACTCGACGACTAAGACGAACGAGAAGATTGCTGCGATGGTAAACTACTTTGCTGCAGCATCGCCTGATGATGCCGCTTGGGCGATTTACTTTCTAGCCGGAAACAAATTGCGCCGATTGGTCCCAACTAAGTTGCTTCGCGAATGGGCTGCGGAAGAAGCCCAAATTCCCGATTGGCTGTTCGACGAATCCTATCATGCGGTGGGGGATTTGGCTGAGACCTTATGCTTGGTTGTTCCGCCGGGTTCACTCGTCGATGATCTCTCTTTGACTCGTTGGATTGAAGACCGTTTGTATCCGCTGCAATCAATGAGTGAAGACGAGCAACGCGACGCGATCATAGATATTTGGCGACAAACACCGACCAAGTTGCGATTGGTGATCATGAAGTTGGTCACCGGAGGTTTCCGTGTCGGAGTGAGCAAACGATTGGTCACGCGAGCCATTGCAATGCATTGTGAAGTTCCCATCGATGTCATTGCGCACCGATTGATGGGGAGCTGGAAACCGACGATTGAGTTCTATCAACGGCTCATTCGCCAGGACATCGACGATGCTATTGTGAGCCAGCCTTATCCGTTCTGCTTGGCTCATCCGATTGACTTGCAGCAAGACGTCGGTGCGATTGGCCCCGCGACCGATTTCGTGGCGGAATGGAAATGGGATGGCATTCGCGGACAAGTCATTCGTCGCGACTCGCAAACCTTCATCTGGTCGCGTGGTGAAGAGTTGATGGAAAAACGCTGGCCCGAGATCGAATCCGCTGCTGAAGAATTGCCCGATGGCACCGTGATCGATGGTGAAATTTTGGCATCGCTTTCAAATGGAGAAGTATTGCCATTCACGCAGTTGCAAAGACGAATCAATCGAAAGACGGTCGGCAAGAAGTTGCTCACGGAAGTCCCCGTTGTGTTTCAAGCATTTGATCTTCTTGAACACGATGGCGAGGATATCCGTTCGCTGACATTTGCTCAGCGGCGCTCGCGTTTACAGTCGATTCTGGACGGTGTTACACATCCTCACCTGAAGGCAACTGAATTGATTGCGGGGGATACGTGGCAAGAATGGTCTGCGATTCGAGAATCCAGTCGCGATGTTAACGCCGAAGGATTGATGCTCAAACGCATTGATGCTCCGTATGATGTTGGACGGGTTCGTGGAACATGGTGGAAATGGAAGGTCGCACCCTACACGATCGATGCCGTTCTTATCTATGCGCAGAAAGGTCACGGCCGGCGCGCGAGTTTGTATACCGACTACACCTTCGCATTGTGGGATGGTGACACCCTTGTTCCGGTTGCGAAGGCTTATAGCGGATTGGATGACAAAGAGATTCGACAAGTCGATCATTTCGTTAGGCGGAACACGAAGGAATCCTTTGGGCCGGTTCGAAGCGTGACACCAACTTTGGTAATGGAGATCGCATTCGAAGGACTAGGGCGATCGACTCGCCACAAAAGCGGAATCGCGACTCGTTTCCCACGGATCGCTCGCTGGCGTCACGACAAGAAACCAGCCGACGCAAATACGTTGCAAGAGTTAATGGACTTATTGCCAGCTACCGAACCGAGTACCTCGTAG
- a CDS encoding TIGR03067 domain-containing protein: MTTIKPIAVTLAFLFSAIAFSLSTRADDKPNDTVIEKLQGRWLVVSGVNQGRELSEAEVEGTYVTITTNTIVTYDRDQRQRFRAVFRTDEAKDPIHITMTSVADNASTDKLKTEPKPSQPVASGILKLDGDDEWTLCYGLPGADRPKAFESTASNRAMLFKLKKEEVDPSTIPSAGDEQK; this comes from the coding sequence ATGACGACCATCAAACCTATTGCTGTCACCCTCGCCTTCCTGTTCAGTGCAATTGCATTCTCACTATCAACTAGAGCCGACGACAAACCTAACGACACAGTCATCGAAAAACTGCAAGGTCGATGGCTCGTTGTATCAGGTGTCAATCAAGGACGTGAACTGAGCGAGGCCGAAGTAGAAGGTACCTACGTCACAATTACAACGAACACGATTGTCACGTACGATCGAGATCAGAGGCAACGATTCCGAGCGGTATTCCGAACGGACGAAGCTAAGGATCCAATCCACATCACGATGACTTCTGTTGCCGATAATGCCTCGACGGATAAGCTCAAGACAGAGCCAAAGCCGTCTCAACCGGTTGCGTCTGGGATCCTGAAGTTGGATGGCGACGACGAATGGACTCTTTGTTACGGATTGCCCGGCGCTGATCGCCCCAAGGCGTTTGAATCGACGGCATCAAACCGAGCCATGCTCTTCAAATTGAAGAAAGAGGAGGTTGATCCATCGACAATTCCTTCAGCGGGCGACGAACAGAAGTAA
- a CDS encoding DUF1328 domain-containing protein, which produces MLGWALTFLIIALVAGVLGFGVVAGTAATIAKILFFVFLVLFVIGLLMGRRGPVA; this is translated from the coding sequence ATGTTAGGCTGGGCTTTAACTTTTCTTATCATTGCGTTGGTGGCTGGTGTGCTTGGCTTTGGAGTGGTAGCAGGTACCGCTGCAACCATCGCGAAGATCCTGTTCTTCGTGTTCCTGGTCCTATTCGTGATTGGCTTGCTGATGGGTCGTCGTGGGCCGGTCGCGTAA
- a CDS encoding alpha/beta fold hydrolase, whose translation MTMIPTRDGQAIYAKDWGSGRPVILIHGWPLSADSWDYHAIKIVEAGFRVISYDRRGFGRSTQPYGTYDYDTLSDDLSDVMTACGAEDASIIGFSMGGGEVVRYMSRHAGRHVQQCGLIASVVPYMLKTNDNPNGVDQSVFDGIAKELTEDRPRFFSEFFKDFFGVASHPVSEPYLQWTRSVAMQASLHSTLACANSFATTDFRPELPAINVPTLIVHGTDDQTVPIDASGRAAANAIANAKYEEYEGAPHGLTLTHKEQLADDLIHFLRG comes from the coding sequence ATGACGATGATACCGACTCGAGATGGGCAGGCGATTTACGCCAAAGATTGGGGAAGTGGCCGACCTGTGATCTTAATCCACGGGTGGCCCCTGTCAGCCGACAGTTGGGACTACCACGCAATCAAGATTGTTGAAGCCGGGTTTCGTGTCATCTCTTATGATCGGCGTGGGTTCGGACGTTCGACTCAGCCGTACGGGACCTATGATTACGACACTTTGTCGGACGACCTTAGCGACGTGATGACAGCATGCGGTGCCGAGGACGCCTCCATCATCGGATTTTCGATGGGTGGCGGCGAAGTGGTGCGTTACATGTCGCGTCACGCGGGACGTCATGTTCAACAGTGTGGGCTGATCGCTTCGGTCGTTCCTTACATGCTCAAAACGAACGACAACCCAAATGGCGTCGATCAATCGGTTTTTGATGGCATAGCTAAGGAATTGACGGAAGACCGCCCACGTTTCTTCAGCGAGTTCTTTAAGGATTTCTTTGGCGTCGCATCTCATCCAGTGAGCGAACCCTATTTGCAGTGGACGCGAAGCGTTGCGATGCAAGCAAGCCTTCACTCAACGCTTGCCTGTGCGAACTCATTCGCGACAACTGACTTCCGTCCCGAGTTGCCAGCGATCAATGTCCCTACGCTCATTGTTCATGGGACTGATGACCAGACCGTACCGATTGATGCAAGTGGACGTGCTGCTGCGAATGCAATTGCCAATGCCAAGTACGAAGAATACGAAGGAGCACCTCACGGGCTCACGTTAACTCACAAGGAACAACTCGCGGACGATCTGATTCATTTTTTGAGGGGGTAA